A portion of the Algimonas porphyrae genome contains these proteins:
- a CDS encoding AMP-binding protein — protein sequence MTASVIKSDALSRKRHRRTRRSLMDAFLEACRTNGPKTAILVDGDGRNLTYAELRRAAFALSSPLRNKTQNGETVGVLLPTGAGAVIALLSLHAAGRTPAMLNFTAGIQNLRAAAETAPLKTIVTAHKFVELAGLSSLVSELSEFADILYLEDMREEIGLSGKVRAVLGPVFPKFFLPAASPDETAIVLFTSGTEGNPKGVALTHANILSNVEQIEQHVELEETDVFFNPLPTFHCYGLTAGTLWPLFSGYKVVLHPSPLQTKTVAKRIFKTRATILFATDTFLQQYMRASNDGGLNSLRIAVCGAERVREETRKTAEDRFSFEVLEGYGVTECAPVLAANQPGDIRNGTIGKMLPGIETRLEPVEGLQEGGRLWVRGPNIMKGYIKPDNPGQVTPLDDGWHDTGDVVSVDEEGYFVIRGRIKRFAKIGGEMVSLTVVENCASAVWPDHMHAAAIVPDPRKGEQIILVTDYPDAKRQDLLRWAQTHGVPEIAVPKKILSVDSLPVLGTGKLDYLTVTRMAKDALGLVS from the coding sequence TTGACGGCTTCAGTGATCAAATCCGACGCATTATCCCGGAAACGCCATCGCCGGACGCGTCGCAGCCTGATGGATGCCTTTCTCGAAGCGTGCCGAACGAATGGGCCGAAAACCGCGATCCTGGTCGACGGCGATGGGCGAAACCTGACTTATGCAGAGTTGCGCCGGGCCGCATTCGCCCTGTCCTCACCCCTGCGCAACAAGACCCAGAACGGTGAAACGGTCGGCGTCCTGCTCCCAACCGGGGCCGGGGCGGTCATCGCCCTACTGTCACTGCACGCTGCAGGGCGAACGCCGGCCATGCTGAATTTTACGGCAGGCATTCAAAACCTCAGAGCCGCCGCCGAAACGGCTCCGCTCAAGACCATCGTCACGGCCCACAAGTTCGTCGAACTCGCCGGACTGTCGTCGCTGGTCTCAGAACTCTCCGAGTTTGCGGATATTCTCTATCTTGAGGATATGCGCGAAGAGATCGGCCTGTCCGGCAAAGTGCGCGCCGTTCTCGGCCCGGTCTTTCCAAAGTTCTTTCTGCCCGCAGCTTCGCCCGACGAAACCGCCATCGTACTGTTCACATCAGGAACGGAAGGCAATCCGAAGGGCGTCGCGCTCACCCACGCCAATATCCTGTCAAATGTCGAGCAGATCGAACAGCATGTCGAGCTCGAAGAGACGGACGTCTTTTTCAACCCCCTGCCGACCTTCCATTGCTACGGGCTGACGGCGGGGACGCTGTGGCCGCTGTTTAGCGGTTACAAGGTGGTGCTCCATCCTTCGCCCTTGCAGACCAAGACGGTGGCCAAACGGATTTTCAAGACCCGCGCGACGATCCTGTTCGCGACCGACACGTTTTTGCAGCAATATATGCGCGCGAGTAATGATGGCGGACTCAATTCACTCCGCATCGCCGTTTGCGGGGCCGAACGTGTGCGCGAAGAAACGCGCAAGACCGCGGAAGACCGCTTTTCCTTCGAAGTGCTGGAAGGCTACGGCGTCACGGAATGCGCGCCCGTGCTGGCGGCCAATCAGCCCGGCGATATCCGCAACGGCACGATCGGCAAGATGCTGCCAGGCATCGAAACGCGGCTGGAGCCCGTGGAAGGCCTACAGGAAGGCGGACGCCTCTGGGTGCGCGGGCCGAACATCATGAAAGGCTATATCAAGCCGGACAACCCCGGTCAGGTGACGCCCCTCGACGATGGCTGGCATGATACAGGCGACGTGGTGTCAGTCGATGAGGAAGGTTATTTCGTCATTCGCGGACGGATCAAGCGCTTTGCCAAGATTGGCGGGGAAATGGTCTCCCTCACCGTGGTCGAGAATTGCGCCTCCGCCGTCTGGCCAGATCATATGCACGCTGCGGCGATCGTGCCCGACCCGCGCAAGGGCGAACAGATCATCCTCGTCACCGACTATCCGGATGCCAAACGGCAGGACCTTCTGCGCTGGGCGCAGACACATGGCGTTCCCGAAATCGCCGTGCCGAAGAAAATCCTGTCGGTCGACAGCCTGCCCGTTCTGGGGACGGGTAAGCTCGACTATCTAACGGTCACCCGGATGGCCAAGGACGCGCTCGGCCTTGTGAGCTAG
- a CDS encoding MFS transporter encodes MTTPAYDGTVTPGAAGLKPNLPILSIINMAVGFFGLQIGFALQNANASRIFSTLGSDADKLALFWLAGPVTGLIVQPIVGYLSDRTWNRFGRRRPYFLLGALLASFALLFMPNSPALWIAASSLWILDASLNISMEPFRAFVGDNLNTKQRTLGYAIQGFFIGAGGYVGSKLPEWATNFLGAANTADANIVPDSVKIAFLAGAAILFASVLYTVLTSKEYDPDTLHAFEAADTSALGAARQADRPVPAPNWFQMRGLVAIAIGVGLLALVLSGAAERQLSVFAALVLGLGLLLVFNALRLRASRWPGMVGSLMDDLATMPTLMKRLALVQFTSWFAFFTLWVYLNSAVTSHHFGTTDPTSEAFGAGSLAVNNIFAIYSLVAWGFSLLIPLGTKAIGLKPFYGASLITGGLAFISIWLFPPSLFWVSAIGIGIVWACVLTLPYALLADALPANRMGTYMGIFNYFIVIPQLVVGTIMGTVLTTFLGGETILTLVVAGSVMMLGALLLIFVPYEKPLD; translated from the coding sequence ATGACGACGCCAGCCTATGACGGCACTGTCACGCCGGGCGCAGCAGGATTGAAGCCCAACCTGCCCATTCTGTCGATCATCAATATGGCGGTCGGCTTTTTCGGACTACAGATCGGCTTTGCCCTGCAGAATGCCAATGCGTCGCGCATATTCTCGACGTTGGGATCGGACGCGGACAAGCTCGCCTTGTTCTGGCTGGCCGGTCCGGTGACGGGCCTGATCGTGCAGCCGATCGTCGGCTATCTGTCGGACCGGACCTGGAACCGGTTCGGGCGACGGCGTCCTTACTTTCTGCTCGGTGCATTGCTGGCGAGCTTCGCCCTCCTCTTCATGCCGAACAGTCCGGCGCTCTGGATCGCGGCCAGCTCGCTCTGGATACTGGACGCGTCGCTCAACATTTCCATGGAACCATTCCGGGCGTTTGTCGGCGACAATCTGAACACGAAACAGCGCACGCTCGGCTACGCCATTCAGGGCTTCTTTATCGGCGCGGGTGGTTATGTTGGCTCCAAGCTGCCGGAATGGGCAACGAATTTTCTCGGCGCCGCAAACACGGCGGACGCCAATATCGTTCCGGACTCTGTCAAGATCGCCTTTCTGGCTGGCGCGGCCATCCTGTTCGCCAGCGTCCTCTACACTGTCCTGACATCGAAGGAATATGATCCCGACACGCTGCACGCTTTCGAAGCGGCAGACACGAGCGCACTCGGCGCGGCGCGGCAGGCTGACCGCCCTGTGCCGGCGCCGAACTGGTTTCAAATGCGTGGCCTTGTCGCGATCGCGATTGGCGTTGGACTGCTGGCGCTTGTGCTATCCGGCGCGGCGGAACGGCAGCTCAGCGTTTTTGCCGCGCTTGTCCTGGGGCTTGGCCTCCTGCTTGTCTTCAACGCGCTGCGACTGCGGGCCAGCCGTTGGCCCGGCATGGTTGGATCCCTGATGGACGATCTGGCGACTATGCCGACGTTGATGAAACGTCTGGCGCTCGTCCAGTTCACCAGCTGGTTCGCCTTCTTCACGCTTTGGGTCTATCTCAACTCCGCCGTTACCAGCCACCATTTTGGCACGACCGACCCCACCTCCGAAGCCTTCGGCGCAGGGTCGCTGGCGGTAAACAATATCTTTGCGATCTACAGTCTGGTAGCATGGGGCTTCTCGCTGCTGATCCCGCTCGGCACGAAAGCGATCGGTCTCAAGCCTTTCTATGGGGCGTCATTGATAACGGGCGGTCTGGCCTTCATTTCGATCTGGCTGTTCCCGCCAAGCCTGTTCTGGGTCTCGGCCATCGGCATCGGCATCGTCTGGGCCTGTGTGCTAACCCTGCCCTATGCATTGCTGGCCGATGCCCTGCCTGCCAACCGGATGGGCACATATATGGGCATCTTCAACTATTTCATTGTAATCCCGCAATTAGTCGTTGGCACGATCATGGGAACCGTGCTCACCACATTCCTGGGTGGCGAGACGATTCTGACGCTGGTCGTCGCTGGCAGTGTGATGATGCTCGGTGCCCTGTTGCTGATCTTCGTGCCTTACGAAAAACCACTCGATTAG